The following proteins are encoded in a genomic region of Numenius arquata chromosome 28, bNumArq3.hap1.1, whole genome shotgun sequence:
- the LOC141476091 gene encoding PHD finger protein 1-like, with protein MASEAGPPPSRAPRCPPPAAPRFWEGQDVLARWTDGLLYLGTIKKVDTGRRGCLVQFEDNSQFLVLWKDISPVAVPGEEQSCCVCSGRALNPENLLVRCEKCGHAYHQQCHLPAAHPAGPWMCRRCVFAVATKRGGALKKGPQAKAMLSMKAVLPYQLKTLEWDPPHLANRQQCYCYCGGPGEWNLKMLQCRGCAQWFHEACTQCLSKPLLYGDRFYVFECCVCTGGVESVRRLPLRWVDIAHLILYHLSVCCKKKYFDLEREILPFTNANWDALLLGPLAETPKGERYGQLLGALSAHKDRWVPPSEPPNPS; from the exons ATGGCGAGCGAggcggggcccccccccagccgcgccccccgctgcccccccccagccgccccccgcttTTGGGAGGGCCAGGACGTTCTGGCCCGTTGGACGGACGggctcctctacctgggcaccATCAAAAAG gtggaCACAGGGCGCCGGGGCTGCCTGGTGCAATTCGAGGATAATTCCCAATTCCTCGTCCTTTGGAAAGACATCAGCCCCG tGGCAGTGCCGGGTgaggaacaatcctgctgcgtctgctccggccgagccctgaaccccgaaaacctcctggttcgctgcgagaagtgcggccatg cctaccaccagcagtgccacctcCCCGCCGCCCACCCCGCCGGACCCTGGATGTGCCGCCGCTGCGTCTTCGCCGTGGCCACCAAG agggggggggcgctgaagaagggcccccaagccaaggcgatgctcagcatgaaggcggtgctgccctaccagctgaagaccctggagtgggaccccccccacctcgccaaccgccagcagtgctactgctactgcggggggcccggcga gtggaacctgaagatgctgcagtgccggggctgcgcccagtggttccacgaagcctgtacccagtgtctgagcaaacccctgctctacggggaccg GTTTTACGTCTTCGAGTGCTGCGTCTGCACCGGGGGGgtcgagagcgtccggcggctgccgctgcggtg ggtggacatCGCCCACCTCATCCTCTACCACCTGAGCgtctgctgcaagaagaaatacttcgatCTGGAGCGGGAGATCCTGCCCTTCACCAACGCCAACTGGGacgcgctgctgctggggccg ctcgccgagacccccaaaggggagcgctacgggcagctgctgggggctctcagcgcccacaaggacaggtgggtgcccccctccgaacccccaaacccctcctga